The Luteolibacter arcticus genome includes a window with the following:
- a CDS encoding SHD1 domain-containing protein, translating into MIPRSAAAVLLSGLLLTTASARVWTDTTGRKIDAEIVGLDGDQVVLNFKGKEVKLALARLSADDRKFAEEWQKTKPEEKAAPAGELSLCGTPLKADGSVNNVQEPLSAATLKKFSKADTKPSQMKLAVALPAGFDPAKPQHVMWVSAPINNEGERKSGNIGAIGGYADTATKAGWVVIAADTDQGNPRMEDNQRSEGGDLAVHKQAVEALAKAWPTFKTWKFACCGFSGGAKASFYRAGDLLACDLEVAGLFLGGCTQDMTDDAREETGFRKSGVKKVRVFISNGKTDTISTPDHASKVKDSVEAQGYGDVRLELFDGGHSLNREEFGKAMAWFKEVPAK; encoded by the coding sequence ATGATTCCAAGATCCGCGGCGGCTGTCCTTCTCAGTGGTCTGCTCCTCACCACCGCCAGTGCCCGCGTCTGGACCGACACCACCGGCCGAAAGATCGATGCCGAGATCGTGGGACTCGATGGCGACCAAGTGGTGCTCAATTTCAAAGGCAAGGAGGTCAAACTCGCGCTCGCCCGCCTGAGCGCGGACGACCGCAAATTCGCCGAGGAGTGGCAGAAGACCAAGCCGGAGGAGAAAGCGGCACCAGCCGGTGAGCTCAGCCTCTGCGGCACGCCGCTCAAGGCCGACGGCTCCGTGAACAACGTGCAGGAACCGCTTTCCGCCGCCACCCTGAAGAAATTCTCCAAGGCCGATACCAAGCCGAGCCAGATGAAATTGGCCGTCGCCCTGCCCGCGGGATTCGATCCCGCCAAGCCGCAGCACGTGATGTGGGTCAGCGCGCCGATCAACAACGAGGGCGAGCGCAAGAGCGGCAACATCGGCGCCATCGGCGGATACGCCGACACCGCCACGAAGGCCGGCTGGGTGGTCATCGCCGCCGATACCGATCAGGGCAATCCGCGCATGGAAGACAACCAGCGCAGCGAAGGCGGCGACCTCGCCGTCCACAAGCAGGCCGTGGAAGCGCTCGCCAAGGCATGGCCGACCTTCAAGACGTGGAAGTTCGCCTGCTGCGGTTTTTCCGGCGGTGCCAAGGCGAGCTTCTACCGAGCCGGTGACCTGCTGGCCTGCGACCTGGAAGTGGCCGGCCTCTTCCTCGGCGGCTGCACTCAGGACATGACCGACGACGCGCGCGAGGAGACCGGCTTCCGCAAGTCCGGCGTCAAGAAAGTCCGCGTCTTCATCAGCAACGGCAAGACCGACACGATCTCGACCCCTGACCACGCGAGCAAGGTGAAGGACAGCGTCGAGGCGCAGGGATATGGCGATGTCCGGCTGGAGCTCTTCGACGGTGGTCATAGCCTCAACCGCGAGGAGTTCGGCAAGGCGATGGCTTGGTTCAAGGAGGTCCCCGCAAAGTAA
- a CDS encoding serine protease — translation MKLRMIALLASALLSSHGQAQDGDATKLFKSMEPSVVLISDEEGGGSGVVISADGLILTNAHVAGTALPLTVEAMVTEAGKEVRKSFPNATVQKIHPTNDLALLKVTAPGCRFHPAALSKSDADTKAGGTCYVMGFPYLPDQDKPEITITKGIVSAARRMVGGSPYIQLDAAINPGNSGGALINERGVVIGIPTLRFEGSDRIGMAAPVAGLKLEAFVDPKEAKGDPAEAKRLSTIAARLYASDLFSLGTDDEAVAVAIYMQRQAIALEPNNPEWSIAIASMYRRLNKLSLARAYAENAVKLAPKHLGSRTVLAAIHDELKEPAKAAAQRLQALPLLAEDTKPDVKKFLFEKLAENLIETDDGVRAVYVVSWAQAAVGGGGGPGQRLILQTAGQKVPEALVREILDKKSGHSIEDMEAMARKAPAAGSTPPAAPQPAANNDQAATADASASASTVVSKVNFKSGATARLADAPPGVVFHQESSTVEWTPPTFSRMEETRVLFVLTHPDGSEELQVHTVRRK, via the coding sequence ATGAAACTCCGGATGATTGCCCTGCTGGCGAGCGCCCTCTTGTCCTCCCACGGACAGGCGCAAGATGGCGACGCGACGAAGCTGTTCAAGTCCATGGAGCCCTCCGTGGTGCTGATTTCCGATGAAGAAGGAGGGGGAAGTGGCGTGGTGATTTCCGCCGACGGCCTGATCCTGACCAATGCGCATGTTGCCGGCACGGCCTTGCCGCTGACGGTGGAAGCAATGGTGACCGAGGCCGGCAAGGAGGTCCGCAAGAGTTTCCCGAATGCCACCGTGCAGAAAATTCATCCCACGAACGATCTGGCACTCTTGAAGGTGACGGCTCCGGGATGTCGCTTCCATCCCGCAGCCCTGTCGAAGTCCGACGCGGACACCAAGGCGGGCGGAACCTGCTACGTCATGGGCTTCCCTTACTTGCCCGATCAGGACAAGCCCGAGATCACCATCACCAAGGGAATCGTCAGCGCCGCCCGAAGGATGGTGGGTGGGTCGCCCTACATCCAGCTTGATGCCGCGATCAATCCCGGCAACTCGGGCGGTGCGCTTATCAATGAACGCGGCGTGGTGATCGGCATTCCGACGCTGCGTTTCGAAGGCTCCGATCGCATCGGCATGGCCGCGCCGGTGGCCGGCCTCAAGCTCGAGGCATTCGTGGATCCGAAAGAAGCCAAGGGCGATCCGGCCGAGGCGAAGCGCCTGTCCACAATTGCGGCGAGGCTTTACGCCAGCGACCTCTTTTCGCTGGGCACCGACGACGAAGCAGTGGCCGTCGCCATCTACATGCAGCGACAGGCGATCGCGCTCGAACCCAACAACCCCGAGTGGTCGATCGCCATTGCCTCGATGTATCGTCGGCTGAACAAGTTGAGTCTGGCGCGCGCCTATGCGGAGAACGCGGTGAAGCTGGCACCGAAGCATCTCGGAAGCCGCACGGTTCTAGCGGCCATCCACGACGAGTTGAAGGAGCCCGCCAAAGCCGCCGCCCAACGCCTCCAAGCGCTTCCGCTGCTCGCGGAAGATACGAAACCCGACGTCAAAAAGTTCCTGTTCGAGAAGCTCGCGGAAAACCTCATCGAAACCGATGATGGGGTCCGGGCGGTCTATGTGGTTTCCTGGGCGCAGGCGGCGGTTGGTGGTGGAGGTGGGCCCGGGCAACGCCTGATCCTGCAAACCGCCGGGCAGAAAGTACCGGAAGCATTGGTCCGCGAGATCCTGGATAAGAAGAGCGGGCACAGCATCGAGGACATGGAAGCAATGGCCCGGAAGGCACCCGCCGCCGGGTCCACGCCGCCAGCCGCTCCGCAACCGGCAGCGAACAACGACCAAGCTGCCACCGCCGATGCTTCCGCATCCGCTTCAACGGTGGTTTCCAAAGTGAACTTCAAGAGCGGTGCCACGGCCCGCCTCGCGGATGCTCCACCGGGCGTAGTGTTTCATCAGGAAAGCAGCACTGTGGAGTGGACCCCGCCGACCTTTTCGCGAATGGAAGAAACGCGCGTGCTCTTCGTGCTCACCCATCCCGATGGGAGCGAGGAGCTTCAAGTGCACACGGTTCGCCGCAAGTGA